In Aquila chrysaetos chrysaetos chromosome 2, bAquChr1.4, whole genome shotgun sequence, the following are encoded in one genomic region:
- the SLC39A9 gene encoding zinc transporter ZIP9 isoform X2 — translation MQRVIESEKVAEIPVVHEYGHDHSRLHAYIGVSLVLGFVFMLLVDQIGSSHVHSTDDPEAARSGNSKITTTLGLVVHAAADGVALGAAASTSQTSVQLIVFVAIMLHKAPAAFGLVSFLMHAGLERNRIRKHLLVFALAAPVMSMVTYLGLSKSSKEALSEVNATGVAMLFSAGTFLYVATVHVLPEVGGIAHSHKPESTGGKGLSRLEVAALVLGCLIPLVLSIGHHH, via the exons ATGCAGCGTGTGATTGAGTCTGAGAAGGTAGCGGAAATCCCGGTTGTACATGAGTATGGACATGACCATTCCAGGTTGCATGCCTACATTGGTGTATCCCTTGTCCTCGGCTTTGTCTTCATGCTGTTGGTGGATCAGATAGGCAGCTCTCATGTGCACTCTACAGATG ATCCAGAAGCTGCAAGATCAGGCAACTCCAAAATCACCACAACGCTGGGACTAGTAGTCCATGCCGCAG CTGATGGTGTTGCATTGGGCGCAGCAGCTTCTACTTCTCAGACTAGTGTCCAGTTGATAGTGTTTGTTGCAATTATGTTGCACAAG GCACCAGCTGCCTTTGGCCTGGTTTCCTTCCTGATGCACGCTGGGCTGGAACGGAATCGAATTAGAAAACACTTGCTGGTCTTTGCGTTAGCAGCACCTGTTATGTCGATGGTGACATACTTAGGACTAAGCAAG agcaGCAAAGAAGCCCTCTCGGAAGTCAATGCCACCGGAGTTGCtatgttgttttctgctgggACTTTTCTTTATGTTGCCACAGTTCACGTCCTCCCAGAAGTAGGAGGAATTGCTCATAGCCACAAACCCGAATCAACTGGAGGAAAAGGACTCAGTCGTCTGGAGGTGGCAGCCCTAGTATTAGGATGCCTTATTCCTCTAGTTTTGTCCATCGGACACCATCACTAA